The Mycolicibacterium mageritense genome contains a region encoding:
- a CDS encoding YciI family protein produces the protein MSRYMLIMRSTPEAEAAMAEQDIDFNEIIAAMGRYNEELIKAGVMLAGEGLTGPDEGFVVDFNADPPVVTDGPYTEAKELFNGFWMLDVSSKEEAKQWARKCPLGPGVKLEVRRVAETDEFPQDNEWIQKEIQWRADLAEKIAVEARKAANR, from the coding sequence ATGTCGCGCTACATGCTGATCATGCGGTCCACCCCCGAAGCCGAGGCCGCCATGGCGGAGCAGGACATCGACTTCAACGAGATCATCGCGGCGATGGGCCGCTACAACGAGGAGCTGATCAAGGCCGGTGTCATGCTGGCCGGCGAGGGCCTGACCGGCCCGGACGAGGGCTTCGTGGTGGACTTCAACGCCGACCCGCCCGTCGTCACCGACGGCCCATACACCGAGGCCAAGGAGCTGTTCAACGGGTTCTGGATGCTCGACGTGTCGTCGAAGGAAGAAGCCAAGCAGTGGGCACGCAAATGCCCGCTGGGCCCCGGCGTCAAGCTCGAGGTGCGTCGCGTCGCGGAGACCGACGAGTTTCCGCAGGACAACGAGTGGATCCAGAAGGAGATCCAATGGCGGGCCGACCTCGCCGAGAAGATCGCCGTCGAGGCCCGCAAGGCCGCCAACCGCTGA
- a CDS encoding TerC/Alx family metal homeostasis membrane protein, translating into MVSVVSPLVWAVTVVVLLAIMVLDLTVIARRQRTVTTKDALRWVLVYIGLAAIFAVGLFVFLPGSAGQEFVAGYITEYSLSVDNLFVFMIIMARFAVPALAQDKVLYIGIVLSLVFRAAFIFAGAAAIAAASWVFYILGGFLVYTAIQLALEDSDDEPEFQDNAVVRFLSRVLPLSDDYAGRKLVTRVGKRRMLTPLVIVIAAIGMANVVFALDSIPAIFGLTDDAYIIFTANALALMGLRQLYFLIGGLLEKVVYLSKGLAVILGFIGVKLIIEALHGSHLDEFGSFHLPEIGTVTSLLFIVATLATTTVISLLKTSRDARRAVAEAE; encoded by the coding sequence GTGGTTTCTGTTGTCTCGCCGCTCGTTTGGGCTGTCACCGTCGTCGTGTTGCTCGCGATCATGGTCCTCGACCTCACGGTGATCGCACGCCGCCAACGCACCGTGACCACCAAGGACGCGCTGCGGTGGGTGCTGGTCTACATCGGGCTGGCCGCTATCTTCGCCGTGGGCCTGTTCGTATTCCTGCCGGGGTCGGCAGGGCAGGAGTTCGTCGCGGGCTACATCACGGAATACAGCCTCAGCGTGGACAACCTGTTCGTGTTCATGATCATCATGGCGCGCTTCGCGGTGCCTGCCCTCGCGCAGGACAAGGTGCTCTACATCGGCATCGTGCTGTCGCTGGTGTTCCGCGCGGCGTTCATCTTCGCGGGCGCCGCGGCGATCGCGGCCGCGAGCTGGGTGTTCTACATCCTCGGCGGCTTCCTGGTTTACACCGCCATCCAGTTGGCGCTCGAGGACTCCGACGACGAGCCCGAGTTCCAGGACAACGCGGTGGTGCGGTTCCTGTCCCGGGTTCTGCCGCTCAGCGACGACTATGCCGGCCGCAAGCTCGTCACGCGGGTCGGAAAACGCCGCATGCTCACCCCGCTGGTGATCGTCATCGCGGCCATCGGCATGGCCAACGTCGTGTTCGCCTTGGATTCGATCCCGGCGATCTTCGGCCTCACCGACGACGCGTACATCATCTTCACCGCCAACGCCCTGGCCTTGATGGGCCTGCGGCAGCTGTACTTCCTGATCGGCGGCCTGCTGGAGAAGGTGGTGTACCTCAGCAAGGGGCTGGCCGTCATCCTCGGCTTCATCGGCGTCAAGCTCATCATCGAAGCGCTGCACGGATCGCATCTCGACGAGTTCGGATCGTTCCACCTGCCCGAGATCGGCACCGTGACATCGCTGCTGTTCATCGTCGCGACGCTGGCCACCACCACCGTGATCAGCCTGCTCAAGACCAGCCGGGATGCCCGCCGCGCCGTGGCCGAAGCCGAGTGA
- a CDS encoding nitroreductase family deazaflavin-dependent oxidoreductase yields the protein MAERIRPPWWLKYVNKVMIGLNKLGVGGDKGPVVLTVTGRKSGKPRSTPVTPMVVDGHRYVVGGLPGSDWAANARAAGTATVHQGRRTQQVQMVEIPAEQARPLLRQFPTLVPTGVGFMKNAGLVTGPNADEFEALAGRCPVFRLDPV from the coding sequence ATGGCTGAACGTATCCGGCCGCCGTGGTGGCTCAAGTACGTCAACAAGGTGATGATCGGGCTCAACAAGCTCGGCGTCGGCGGCGACAAGGGCCCGGTGGTGCTCACGGTGACCGGCCGCAAGAGCGGCAAGCCCCGGTCCACCCCCGTCACCCCGATGGTCGTCGACGGCCATCGCTACGTCGTCGGCGGCCTGCCGGGCTCCGACTGGGCGGCCAACGCCCGCGCCGCGGGCACCGCGACCGTGCATCAGGGGCGCCGCACCCAGCAGGTGCAGATGGTCGAGATCCCCGCCGAGCAGGCCCGCCCGCTGCTGCGCCAGTTCCCCACCCTCGTGCCGACGGGTGTGGGCTTCATGAAGAATGCCGGGCTGGTCACCGGGCCGAACGCCGACGAGTTCGAAGCACTCGCCGGGCGCTGCCCGGTGTTCCGCCTAGACCCGGTCTAG
- the speB gene encoding agmatinase, which yields MTEGEQVTSQPYVRSATGKVGQVDARAVPRYAGIATFARLPQRHEVDDHDIAVVGVPFDSGVTYRPGARFGPAAIRQASRLLKPYHPALDVAPFAAAQVVDAGDISANPFDIGEAVDQIRTGVAGLLTRPEQRVVLLGGDHTIALPALQAVHGVHGPVALVHFDAHLDTWGPYFGAPCTHGTPFRLAAEQGLLVKDRSAHIGIRGSLYDRQDLLDDESLGFTIVHCRDIDRIGVDGVIHRIWQRVGDHPVYVSIDVDVMDPAFAPGTGTPEIGGMTSRELVAILRAMRGLQIVGADVVEVAPAYDNGEVTAVAAANLAYELVTLMADDA from the coding sequence CGGGCAGGTCGACGCGAGGGCGGTGCCGCGGTATGCGGGCATCGCGACGTTCGCGCGGCTGCCGCAGCGGCACGAAGTCGACGACCACGACATCGCGGTCGTGGGCGTGCCGTTCGACAGCGGCGTCACCTACCGGCCGGGTGCCCGGTTCGGCCCGGCCGCGATCCGGCAGGCCTCCCGGCTGCTCAAGCCGTATCACCCGGCGCTCGACGTGGCGCCGTTCGCCGCCGCGCAGGTGGTCGATGCCGGCGACATCTCGGCCAACCCGTTCGACATCGGTGAGGCCGTCGACCAGATTCGGACCGGGGTCGCAGGCCTGCTGACCAGGCCCGAACAACGCGTCGTGTTGCTCGGCGGGGACCACACCATCGCGCTGCCTGCGTTGCAGGCCGTGCACGGCGTGCATGGCCCCGTCGCGCTCGTGCATTTCGACGCTCACCTCGACACGTGGGGCCCCTATTTCGGCGCCCCGTGCACGCACGGCACCCCGTTTCGGCTTGCCGCAGAGCAGGGCCTGCTGGTCAAAGACCGCTCGGCGCACATCGGGATCCGCGGCTCGCTCTACGACCGGCAGGATCTGCTCGACGACGAATCGCTCGGGTTCACGATCGTGCACTGCCGCGACATCGACCGGATCGGTGTGGACGGTGTCATCCACCGGATCTGGCAGCGGGTCGGCGATCATCCGGTGTACGTGTCGATCGACGTCGACGTCATGGATCCCGCGTTCGCGCCGGGCACCGGGACGCCGGAGATCGGCGGTATGACCAGCCGCGAGCTGGTGGCGATCCTGCGGGCCATGCGGGGTCTGCAGATCGTGGGCGCCGACGTCGTCGAGGTTGCGCCGGCCTACGACAACGGTGAGGTCACCGCGGTGGCCGCGGCCAATCTCGCGTACGAACTCGTTACGCTGATGGCTGATGATGCCTGA
- a CDS encoding HAD family hydrolase translates to MAVMVKAVLFDFSGTLFRLEEDESWFAGIAVDERAVDGHVQAELMRRLTAPTGRSVEMTDEQYDAWVNRDLAPHLHREAYLHVLRESGLADHHAESLYDRVIDPASWTAYPDTARVLKSLKRQGIKTAVVSNIAFDVRPAFEAIGAAVDVDEFVLSFEVGAVKPDPAIFTAALDKLGVAPADALMVGDSEEADGGALAVGCRFALVDPLPTTERTEGLVAALTPLGIST, encoded by the coding sequence ATGGCAGTCATGGTCAAAGCGGTGTTGTTCGATTTCTCCGGAACGCTGTTCCGTCTGGAAGAGGATGAAAGCTGGTTCGCCGGTATCGCCGTCGACGAGCGGGCGGTCGACGGGCACGTGCAGGCCGAACTGATGCGTCGGCTCACCGCGCCGACCGGACGCTCGGTGGAGATGACCGACGAACAGTACGACGCGTGGGTCAACCGGGATCTGGCACCGCATCTGCACCGCGAGGCCTATCTGCACGTGCTGCGCGAATCGGGGCTCGCCGACCATCACGCCGAGTCGCTGTACGACCGGGTGATCGACCCGGCCAGCTGGACCGCCTATCCGGACACCGCGCGAGTGCTGAAAAGCCTTAAGCGTCAAGGCATCAAGACCGCGGTCGTGTCCAACATCGCGTTCGACGTGCGGCCCGCGTTCGAGGCGATCGGCGCCGCCGTCGATGTCGACGAGTTCGTGCTGTCCTTCGAAGTGGGCGCGGTCAAACCCGATCCCGCAATCTTCACCGCGGCGCTGGACAAGCTGGGAGTTGCCCCGGCCGATGCACTCATGGTCGGCGACAGCGAAGAGGCCGACGGCGGTGCACTGGCCGTCGGTTGCCGGTTCGCGCTCGTCGACCCGCTGCCCACCACCGAACGGACCGAAGGGCTCGTCGCGGCCCTGACGCCGCTTGGCATTTCGACCTAG
- a CDS encoding 1,4-dihydroxy-2-naphthoyl-CoA synthase: MSAENPFDPAVWEPVAGFDDLTDITYHRHVTDDAKQPTVRVAFDRPEVRNAFRPHTVDELYRVLDHARMSPDVGVILLTGNGPSPKDGGWAFCSGGDQRIRGRTGYQYASGDTADTVDAARAGRLHVLEVQRLIRFMPKVVICLVNGWAAGGGHSLHVTCDLTLASREHARFKQTDADVGSFDGGFGSAYLARQTGQKFAREIFFLGRAYDADTMYQMGAVNEVVDHVDLEKVGLQWAAEINGKSPQAIRMLKFSFNLIDDGLVGQQVFAGEATRLAYMTDEAVEGRDAFLQKRDPDWSGFPRYF; encoded by the coding sequence GTGAGTGCTGAGAACCCGTTCGATCCGGCGGTCTGGGAACCCGTGGCCGGTTTCGACGATCTGACCGACATCACCTACCACCGCCATGTCACCGACGACGCCAAGCAGCCGACGGTCCGGGTGGCGTTCGATCGGCCCGAGGTACGCAACGCGTTCCGGCCGCACACCGTCGACGAGTTGTACCGCGTGCTCGACCATGCCCGCATGTCGCCGGACGTGGGCGTGATCCTGCTGACCGGCAACGGGCCGTCGCCCAAGGACGGCGGCTGGGCGTTCTGCTCGGGCGGGGATCAGCGCATCCGGGGCCGCACGGGATACCAGTACGCGTCCGGGGACACCGCGGACACTGTCGATGCGGCCCGCGCGGGTCGACTGCACGTCCTCGAGGTGCAGCGGCTCATCCGGTTCATGCCCAAGGTGGTGATCTGTCTGGTGAACGGCTGGGCCGCCGGCGGCGGGCACAGCCTGCACGTGACGTGCGACCTGACCTTGGCCAGCCGCGAACACGCGCGGTTCAAGCAGACCGACGCCGATGTGGGCAGCTTCGACGGCGGGTTCGGCAGCGCGTACCTCGCCCGGCAGACCGGGCAGAAGTTCGCGCGCGAGATCTTCTTCCTGGGCCGGGCCTACGACGCCGACACCATGTACCAGATGGGTGCGGTCAACGAGGTCGTCGACCACGTGGACCTGGAGAAGGTCGGGCTGCAGTGGGCCGCCGAGATCAACGGCAAGTCACCGCAGGCGATCCGCATGCTCAAGTTCTCGTTCAACCTGATCGACGACGGTCTGGTGGGTCAGCAGGTATTCGCCGGTGAGGCAACACGTTTGGCGTACATGACCGACGAGGCCGTGGAGGGCCGCGACGCCTTCCTGCAGAAGCGCGATCCGGACTGGAGCGGTTTCCCGCGCTACTTCTGA
- a CDS encoding polysaccharide deacetylase family protein has protein sequence MPELRWPSGKSAAAAFTFDVDAESAVLWGNEGAAARMSVMSHQAYGPLVGVPRILDLLERHQIASTFFVPGHTAHRYPDVVRSIVAAGHEIAHHGYLHEQPTALTLEQEIEALDRGLAALAEVAGVRPAGYRAPMWDLSWHTPALLAERGFLYDSSLMDADAPYELAVGDGSLVEIPIQWALDDWEQYCYLPDIAGSGLIESPRKARELWQLEFDALRGRGACWVLTNHPFLSGRASRAAELDDLMRYVLGHTDVWTTSLGAIAEHVRSLGLTPRSITRP, from the coding sequence ATGCCTGAATTGCGTTGGCCTTCCGGGAAATCTGCCGCCGCGGCGTTCACGTTCGATGTGGATGCCGAATCCGCCGTGCTGTGGGGCAACGAGGGCGCCGCGGCACGGATGAGCGTGATGTCACACCAGGCCTACGGGCCGCTCGTCGGGGTGCCGCGCATCCTCGACCTGCTGGAGCGTCATCAGATCGCCTCGACGTTCTTCGTGCCGGGCCACACCGCGCACCGCTATCCCGACGTGGTCCGCAGCATCGTGGCCGCGGGCCACGAGATCGCCCACCACGGCTATCTGCACGAACAGCCGACCGCGCTGACCCTGGAGCAGGAGATCGAGGCGCTGGACCGGGGTTTGGCGGCGCTGGCCGAGGTGGCGGGGGTGCGGCCCGCGGGTTATCGCGCACCGATGTGGGATCTGTCCTGGCACACGCCGGCCCTGCTGGCCGAGCGGGGTTTTCTGTACGACTCCAGCCTGATGGATGCCGACGCGCCCTACGAACTCGCGGTGGGGGATGGCTCGCTCGTCGAGATCCCGATTCAATGGGCGCTCGACGACTGGGAGCAGTACTGCTATCTGCCCGACATCGCCGGTTCCGGCCTGATCGAGAGCCCGCGCAAGGCCCGCGAACTGTGGCAGCTGGAGTTCGACGCGCTGCGCGGCCGGGGTGCGTGCTGGGTCTTGACCAATCACCCGTTCCTGTCCGGAAGGGCTTCCCGCGCAGCTGAACTCGACGATCTGATGCGCTACGTGCTTGGGCACACCGACGTGTGGACCACGAGCCTCGGCGCGATCGCCGAGCATGTCCGATCGCTGGGGCTCACGCCGCGCAGCATCACCCGGCCGTGA
- a CDS encoding pyridoxamine 5'-phosphate oxidase family protein, whose translation MTITGKLDQRFSEATEPTEWDGVAAVLDTAELYWLTTVRADGRPHVTPLVGVWVDDSFVFCTGPAEQKARNLRSGAAVVVTTGTNTWNAGVDVVIEGSAVRVTGAATLTGLADAYRAKYGDDWDFDCNAEVFDPAGTAALVFRVVPDKVLAFAKSPHGQTRFRFPPSGEPGSRL comes from the coding sequence ATGACGATCACGGGCAAGCTCGACCAGCGCTTCAGCGAGGCGACCGAACCGACCGAGTGGGACGGCGTCGCGGCCGTGCTCGATACCGCCGAGCTGTACTGGTTGACCACCGTGCGCGCCGACGGGCGTCCGCACGTCACACCCTTGGTCGGGGTGTGGGTCGACGACTCGTTCGTGTTCTGCACCGGGCCGGCCGAACAGAAGGCGCGCAACCTGCGGTCCGGCGCAGCCGTCGTCGTCACGACCGGAACCAACACGTGGAATGCGGGTGTCGACGTGGTCATCGAGGGCTCGGCGGTCCGCGTCACGGGTGCCGCGACGCTGACCGGCCTGGCCGACGCCTACCGGGCCAAGTATGGCGACGACTGGGATTTCGATTGCAACGCCGAGGTTTTCGACCCGGCCGGCACGGCCGCCCTGGTGTTTCGGGTGGTCCCGGACAAGGTGCTGGCCTTCGCGAAATCGCCGCACGGTCAGACCCGGTTCCGCTTCCCGCCGAGCGGCGAACCTGGCAGTCGACTGTGA
- the fadD8 gene encoding fatty-acid--CoA ligase FadD8 codes for MSDALLHHPIHSGHLTVGALKRNKDKPVLFLGETTLTGGELADRISQYIQAFEALGAGTGVGVGLLSLNRPEVLMIIGAGQTQGYRRTALHPLGSLDDHAYVLTDAEVSTLIIDPTPAFVERALGLLEKVPSLRQVLTIGPVPSALEGVATDLVAEAAKYSPVPLVAAELPPDHIGGLTYTGGTTGKPKGVMGTVRSITTMTTIQLAEWEWPENPRFLMCTPLSHAGAAFFVPTIVKGGEMIVLPKFDPAEVLRVIEERRITATMLVPSMIYALMDHPDSHTRDLSSLETVYYGASAMNPVRLAEALKRFGPIFAQYYGQSEAPMVISYLGKRDHDEKRLTSCGRPTLFARTALLDPEGNPVPRGEVGEICVSGPLLAGGYWKLPEATAETFKDGWLRTGDMAREDEDGYWFIVDRVKDMIVTGGFNVFPREVEDVVAEHPSVAQVCVIGTPDEKWGEAVTAVIVLRPDVPSDDDAVAKVTAEIQAAVKERKGSVQSPKQVVVVDSVPVTALGKPDKKAVRAQFWEGAARAVG; via the coding sequence ATGAGTGATGCGTTACTGCACCATCCGATCCACTCCGGCCACCTCACAGTGGGCGCACTTAAACGCAACAAAGACAAACCGGTGCTATTCCTGGGTGAGACCACGCTCACCGGCGGAGAGCTCGCCGACCGCATCAGCCAGTACATTCAGGCGTTCGAGGCGCTCGGGGCGGGCACCGGGGTCGGTGTCGGGCTGCTGTCGCTGAACCGGCCCGAAGTGCTGATGATCATCGGCGCCGGCCAGACCCAGGGCTATCGCCGCACGGCACTACACCCTCTCGGTTCTCTCGACGATCACGCCTACGTTCTGACCGACGCCGAGGTGTCGACGTTGATCATCGATCCGACCCCCGCGTTCGTCGAACGGGCACTCGGACTGCTCGAGAAGGTGCCGTCGCTGCGGCAGGTGCTGACCATCGGCCCGGTGCCGTCGGCCCTTGAGGGCGTGGCGACCGACCTGGTGGCCGAGGCCGCCAAGTACTCACCCGTCCCGCTGGTCGCCGCCGAGCTGCCGCCCGATCACATCGGTGGGCTGACCTACACGGGTGGCACCACGGGCAAGCCCAAGGGGGTCATGGGCACCGTGCGGTCGATCACCACCATGACCACGATCCAGCTCGCCGAGTGGGAGTGGCCCGAGAACCCCCGCTTCCTGATGTGCACGCCGCTGTCGCATGCCGGTGCGGCGTTCTTCGTGCCGACCATCGTCAAGGGCGGCGAGATGATCGTGCTGCCCAAGTTCGACCCGGCCGAGGTGCTGCGCGTGATCGAGGAGCGCCGCATCACCGCGACCATGCTCGTGCCGTCGATGATCTACGCGCTGATGGACCACCCGGATTCCCACACGCGCGACCTCTCGTCGCTGGAGACCGTGTATTACGGTGCCTCGGCGATGAATCCGGTGCGGCTGGCCGAGGCCCTCAAGCGATTCGGGCCGATCTTCGCGCAGTACTACGGCCAGTCCGAGGCGCCGATGGTGATCTCGTACCTCGGCAAGAGGGACCACGACGAGAAACGGTTGACGTCGTGCGGCAGGCCCACGCTGTTCGCGCGGACCGCGCTGCTGGATCCCGAGGGCAACCCGGTGCCGCGCGGTGAGGTCGGGGAGATCTGTGTGTCCGGTCCGCTGTTGGCGGGCGGCTACTGGAAACTGCCCGAGGCGACCGCCGAGACCTTCAAGGACGGTTGGCTGCGCACCGGCGACATGGCGCGCGAGGACGAGGATGGCTATTGGTTCATCGTCGACCGGGTCAAGGACATGATCGTCACCGGCGGGTTCAACGTGTTCCCGCGGGAGGTCGAAGACGTTGTGGCCGAGCATCCTTCGGTGGCCCAGGTGTGTGTGATCGGCACCCCGGACGAGAAGTGGGGCGAGGCGGTGACCGCCGTGATCGTGCTACGGCCCGACGTTCCCTCCGACGACGATGCCGTCGCCAAGGTGACCGCCGAGATCCAGGCCGCCGTCAAGGAACGCAAGGGCTCCGTGCAATCGCCCAAGCAGGTGGTCGTGGTCGACTCGGTGCCCGTGACCGCGCTCGGCAAGCCCGACAAGAAGGCCGTGCGGGCCCAGTTCTGGGAGGGCGCGGCACGCGCTGTGGGCTAG
- a CDS encoding SDR family oxidoreductase, with product MSKSPLRRLSDQLLLTSMRPPLTERLQARGDIDLTGKRILLTGASSGIGEAAAEKFAARGARVVAVARRQELLDDLVERISHAGGDARARAVDLSDLDAVDALVAEVEQDLGGVDILVNNAGRSIRRPLAESLDRWHDVERTMTLNYYAPLRLIRGLAPGMRERGDGHIINVATWGVMNESSPLFAVYNASKAALSAVSRVIETEWAAQGVHSTTLYYPLVKTPMIAPTRAYDGLPGLSAEEAADWMITAARTRPVQIAPRMAVTAKALNSVAPGLVDALMKRQRVQPS from the coding sequence ATGAGCAAGAGCCCGCTGCGCCGGCTGTCCGACCAGCTGTTGCTGACCAGCATGCGTCCCCCACTGACCGAACGGCTGCAGGCCCGCGGCGACATCGACCTCACCGGCAAGCGCATCTTGCTGACGGGTGCATCGTCGGGCATCGGTGAGGCCGCCGCGGAGAAGTTCGCCGCGCGCGGCGCCAGGGTCGTCGCGGTGGCCCGCCGCCAGGAACTGCTCGACGACCTTGTCGAACGGATCAGCCATGCCGGCGGCGATGCGCGGGCGCGCGCCGTCGACCTTTCCGACCTGGACGCGGTCGACGCGCTGGTGGCCGAGGTGGAGCAGGATCTCGGCGGCGTCGACATCCTGGTCAACAACGCGGGGCGGTCGATCCGGCGCCCGCTGGCCGAATCGCTGGACCGCTGGCACGACGTCGAACGCACCATGACGCTCAACTACTACGCACCGCTTCGGCTGATCCGCGGCCTCGCACCCGGCATGCGCGAACGCGGCGACGGGCACATCATCAACGTCGCGACCTGGGGTGTGATGAACGAGTCGTCGCCACTGTTCGCGGTGTACAACGCGTCGAAGGCCGCGCTGTCCGCCGTCAGCCGTGTCATCGAAACCGAATGGGCCGCACAAGGTGTGCACTCGACGACGCTGTATTACCCGCTCGTGAAAACCCCGATGATCGCCCCGACACGGGCGTACGACGGGCTGCCCGGCCTGTCCGCGGAAGAGGCCGCGGACTGGATGATCACGGCCGCCCGCACCCGGCCCGTACAGATCGCACCGCGGATGGCGGTGACGGCCAAGGCGCTCAACAGCGTGGCGCCCGGCCTCGTCGACGCCTTGATGAAACGCCAACGCGTGCAACCATCCTGA
- a CDS encoding RNA polymerase sigma factor yields MGGVNADLRETLDAVWRMEAAKIVATLTRAVGDLGLAEDLAQEALLDALTQWPASGVPRNAGAWLTTVAKRKAIDHWRRQENLDAKYAVLARELAEHVDEAWDPDRIDDDVLRLIFIAAHPALSRESQIALTLRMVGGLGTDEIARAFLTSKATMAARITRAKKTLADANAPFEVPPREEYPQRLSAVLSVIYLIYNEGYSASFGQRWIRDELCAEALRLGRVLAALVPDEPEVHGLVALMELQASRFAARTQADGRPILLEDQNRARWDRAQIQRGVAALQRAEDARRQRGSGWGPYALQAALAECHAVAPTAADTDWNRIVSIYDALLQIAPSPVVQLNRAVAVAMNSGPAEALTIVDGLTGLENSYLLPSVRGELLARLGRHTEAATEFERAAALTDNEREREVLADKARAAR; encoded by the coding sequence ATGGGTGGGGTGAACGCCGACCTCCGCGAGACGCTCGACGCGGTGTGGCGCATGGAGGCCGCCAAGATCGTGGCCACGCTGACGCGTGCGGTCGGCGACCTCGGGCTCGCGGAGGATCTGGCCCAGGAAGCGCTGCTGGACGCGTTGACGCAGTGGCCGGCGTCGGGCGTTCCGCGCAATGCGGGTGCCTGGCTCACGACGGTGGCCAAACGCAAGGCCATCGACCATTGGCGCCGCCAGGAGAACCTGGATGCCAAGTACGCGGTGCTGGCGCGCGAACTCGCCGAGCACGTGGACGAGGCGTGGGATCCGGATCGCATCGACGACGACGTGCTGCGCCTGATCTTCATCGCCGCGCACCCGGCGCTGTCGCGGGAGTCGCAGATCGCGTTGACGTTGCGGATGGTCGGCGGTCTCGGTACCGACGAGATCGCCAGGGCATTCCTGACCTCGAAGGCGACCATGGCCGCGCGCATCACCCGGGCCAAGAAGACTCTGGCCGACGCCAACGCCCCGTTCGAAGTGCCGCCGCGCGAAGAGTATCCGCAGCGCCTGTCGGCAGTGCTGTCGGTCATCTACCTCATCTACAACGAGGGCTATTCGGCGTCGTTCGGGCAGCGCTGGATTCGCGACGAATTGTGTGCCGAGGCTTTGCGATTGGGTCGCGTGCTGGCCGCGCTCGTGCCGGACGAGCCCGAGGTGCACGGTCTGGTGGCGCTGATGGAGTTGCAGGCGTCGCGGTTCGCCGCCCGCACGCAGGCCGACGGAAGGCCGATCCTGCTGGAGGACCAGAACCGGGCCCGGTGGGACCGCGCCCAGATCCAGCGTGGCGTCGCCGCCCTGCAACGCGCCGAAGACGCTCGGCGGCAACGGGGTTCAGGCTGGGGGCCGTACGCGCTGCAGGCCGCGCTCGCCGAGTGCCACGCCGTCGCGCCCACGGCGGCCGACACCGACTGGAACCGCATCGTGTCGATCTACGACGCGCTGCTGCAGATCGCACCGTCGCCCGTCGTGCAGTTGAACCGGGCCGTCGCGGTGGCCATGAACTCCGGGCCGGCCGAGGCGCTGACGATCGTCGACGGGCTGACCGGGCTGGAGAACTCCTACCTGCTGCCGAGTGTGCGCGGCGAGCTGCTGGCGCGGCTCGGGCGCCACACCGAAGCCGCCACGGAGTTCGAGCGCGCGGCGGCGCTCACCGACAACGAACGCGAGCGGGAAGTGCTGGCCGACAAGGCTAGAGCGGCCCGCTGA